A single Osmerus mordax isolate fOsmMor3 chromosome 9, fOsmMor3.pri, whole genome shotgun sequence DNA region contains:
- the tacc3 gene encoding transforming acidic coiled-coil-containing protein 3, which yields MSSVPVNDENRGVCPERKHSESDTSLDIFSLDQPTGRPSILRQSQAENLPNKSVAKGIKVCFQTPRRDPVTKRIVSPTKSLKMTSLDECTKALEALQLSTTLQTQESTGTLDGPQSDFTDVLPFPNEDMPIQSKGGYQLDFDNLDAMNPFQGAPQRIPSPPRPCESVEEPIPAVQNELATGDAFTPEERSEEFFTALDETLPFLPSVENSIADMSADVTSTDSSVIVMAKSSAFEFQDVSNSEEETPAVSSDCLDQDEALSRSSVFEDAPLPTKGSYNFDFDDLDSVNPFQMGGSKIQNSPALGRKLTCEDPPAAVERQELEVGGGMEAEVLTMSQPIVETPVLPEKQEMEAEVLTMSQPIVETPVLPEKQEMEAEVLTVSQPIVETPVLPEKQEMEAEVLTVSQPILETPVLPEMKPIAAMSPTSSQPPAESLLPPKEGAVKLEFNFDDGAVKHKPPPKKFGKRPAGMKATAKKPVPEKKDSVSSQSPPVKQADDAVAEVAVPKGAYAFDFDKLDDPNYNPFGSNAKMTDSPKCGVMSSPQGKTPSPVEEVATEHMDDPVEQNTSSSPPTIVSCEGDDSPATVIRLDTNPKTESEFGIPVTDVSTLAIGHIHQGHDHLTQTHERSDNATGFLGVNDIAQCQQPLPGPLNDQESSREPAQPVLSTPEFAHFEQAPKNGMEPMEDFVPGAMFMSNDFDGQMDYLEQFGSTTFKESALRKQSLYLKFDPLLRESPKKAGGAPGLDNLPRPAAFASRMETNRSGAKESMSVPKMDDFRFSGIPAQSAPLLESLAPAFSQPSSEDAIIEVLKYSQKDMDDAIARVEAREQEKEKQWVAKYDELSLDNQELRNILSGYETTIVQMMAEHQKEKDMAQSALCKVLQEKEQIATDLNAMERSLSDLCKRLDKHKDAIGGYKKNEEVLKKCAQDYLAEIKKVEQRYQALKAHAEEKISLANGEIAEVRSKLKSESSALKAQLRREQLKVQSLDKNLDQKVKEVEELTSLCDELIAKVQKG from the exons ATGAGTTCAGTTCCTGTGAACGATGAGAATCGTGGGGTCTGCCCAGAAAGAAAGCACAGCGAAAGCGATACAAGTTTAGATATCTTTTCACTGGATCAACCGACAGGGAGACCCTCCATTCTTCGTCAGTCTCAGGCAGAGAATCTCCCCAACAAATCAGTGGCGAAGGGAATAAAG gtttgttttcagaCCCCGAGAAGAGATCCTGTCACAAAAAGAATAGTTTCTCCCACAAAATCCCTGAAAATGACAAGTCTGGATGAGTGTACCAAAGCCCTTGAGGCGTTGCAGTTGTCAACCACTTTACA gacTCAGGAAAGCACAGGGACATTGGATGGACCACAATCAG ATTTTACAGATGTGTTGCCTTTTCCTAATGAGGACATGCCCATCCAGAGCAAAGGCGGTTATCAGCTGGATTTTGACAACCTCGACGCCATGAACCCCTTCCAAGGAGCTCCTCAAaggatcccctctcctccaaggCCTTGCGAATCAGTCGAGGAACCCATTCCCGCAGTACAGAATGAACTGGCCACCGGTGATGCATTCACTCCTGAGGAGAGATCAGAAGAGTTTTTCACAGCGCTCGATGAGACCCTCCCATTCCTCCCGTCAGTGGAGAACTCCATCGCTGACATGTCCGCCGACGTCACCTCCACAGACAGCAGCGTGATCGTGATGGCTAAGAGTTCTGCCTTCGAGTTTCAAGACGTATCAAACAGCGAGGAGGAGACGCCTGCCGTGTCGTCCGACTGCCTCGATCAGGACGAGGCGTTATCTCGCTCCTCTGTCTTCGAGGATGCTCCCCTACCCACCAAGGGTTCTTACAATTTCGATTTTGATGACCTAGATTCAGTCAACCCTTTCCAAATGGGAGGCTCCAAAATTCAGAATTCTCCGGCGCTTGGCAGGAAGCTAACATGTGAAGATCCACCTGCTGCAGTGGAACGCCAGGAGTTGGAGGTGGGTGGTGGAATGGAAGCTGAGGTTTTGACGATGTCTCAGCCAATCGTAGAGACCCCTGTCCTTCCAGAGAAGCAGGAAATGGAAGCTGAGGTCTTGACGATGTCTCAGCCAATCGTAGAGACCCCTGTCCTTCCAGAGAAGCAGGAAATGGAAGCTGAGGTCTTGACGGTTTCTCAGCCAATCGTAGAGACCCCTGTCCTTCCAGAGAAGCAGGAAATGGAAGCTGAGGTCTTGACGGTGTCTCAGCCAATCCTAGAGACCCCTGTCCTTCCAGAGATGAAGCCCATTGCTGCAATGTCCCCTACTTCCAGCCAGCCACCTGCTGAATCCCTGCTTCCTCCCAAAGAAGGCGCAGTCAAACTAGAGTTCAATTTTGATGATGGAGCAGTAAAACACAAGCCTCCTCCTAAAAAGTTTGGCAAAAGACCAGCAGGCATGAAGGCAACAGCAAAGAAGCCAGTACCTGAAAAGAAGGATTCCGTCTCATCTCAGAGCCCTCCAGTAAAGCAAGCGGATGATGCTGTTGCTGAAGTGGCTGTTCCCAAGGGCGCTTACGCCTTTGACTTTGACAAGTTGGATGACCCCAACTATAATCCCTTCGGTTCAAATGCTAAAATGACCGACTCTCCTAAGTGTGGTGTGATGTCCAGTCCACAGGGTAAGACACCCTCTCCAGTTGAAGAGGTTGCTACTGAGCATATGGATGATCCTGTCGAGCAAAATACTTCATCATCACCCCCAAC CATTGTTTCTTGTGAGGGAGATGACAGCCCAGCGACTGTCATTCGCTTGGACACTAACCCGAAGACGGAAAGTGAGTTTGGAATCCCTGTAACGGATGTGTCTACTCTTGCCATTGGACACATCCACCAGGGCCATGATCACCTGACCCAGACACATGAGCGATCGGACAATGCTACTGGCTTCCTGGGAGTGAATGACATTGCACAGTGTCAGCAGCCCCTGCCTGGCCCTCTGAACGATCAGGAATCCTCCAGAGAACCAGCCCAGCCTGTGCTCAGCACTCCAGAATTTGCCCATTTTGAACAGGCTCCAAAAAATGGCATGGAACCCATGGAGGACTTTGTTCCCGGAGCAATGT TTATGTCGAATGACTTTGACGGTCAGATGGACTACCTGGAGCAGTTTGGATCCACCACT TTCAAGGAGTCTGcactgaggaaacagtcgtTGTACCTGAAGTTTGACCCCCTGCTTAGGGAGAGCCCTAAGAAGGCTGGCGGTGCCCCAGGGTTGGACAACCTCCCTCGCCCTGCTGCCTTCGCCTCCCG TATGGAGACGAACCGTTCCGGCGCCAAGGAAAGCATGAGCGTCCCGAAAATGGATGACTTCAGGTTTTCAGGCATTCCAGCACAA AGCGCTCCTCTGCTAGAGAGTCTGGCCCCTGCCTTCTCCCAGCCCAGTAGCGAGGATGCCATCATTGAAGTGCTGAAGTACAGTCAGAAGGACATGGATGATGCCATCGCGAGGGTCGAGGCACGggaacaggagaaggagaagcagtGGGTGGCCAAGTATGACGAGCTGTCTCTGGATAACCAAGAGCTGAG GAACATTCTCTCTGGGTATGAAACCACGATCGTTCAGATGATGG CGGAGCATCAGAAAGAGAAGGACATGGCCCAGTCTGCCCTCTGCAAGGTTctgcaggagaaggagcagatCGCCACGGATCTGAACGCCATGGAGAGGTCCCTCTCCGACCTCTGCAAGAGACTGGACAAACACAAGGATGCCATTGGGGGTTATAAAAAG AACGAGGAGGTCCTGAAGAAGTGCGCTCAGGACTACCTGGCTGAGATCAAGAAGGTGGAACAGCGCTACCAGGCGCTGAAAGCCCACGCAGAGGAGAAGATCAGCCT ggccAATGGAGAGATCGCTGAGGTGCGCTCCAAGCTGAAGTCTGAGTCTTCTGCTCTTAAAGCACAGCTACGCCGGGAGCAGCTGAAGGTGCAGTCGCTGGACAAGAACCTGGACCAGAAA gTGAAAGAGGTCGAGGAACTGACCAGCCTTTGTGACGAGTTGATCGCTAAAGTCCAGAAAGGTTGA